The proteins below are encoded in one region of Candidatus Zixiibacteriota bacterium:
- a CDS encoding MBL fold metallo-hydrolase: MYLQQISDPKLGQHAYLIGCQETGQAIIIDPQRDIDRYLAAAQAAKLRIVAAADTHIHADYLSGLRQFAELPGVEILASAEGGTEWQFEWLVNSPFRYRLLRNRDRFTIGRVRLEAWHTPGHTPEHLVYLVTDTTRSEQPAALLSGDLVFVEDVGRPDLLEAVIGQIGAAQAAAGELRLSLQRLRALGPELLLLPGHGAGSACGKSLGSMPISTFGYEAATNRALRLLDLPHEFTDYILRGQPEPPPYFKRMKQLNRGGVPLVDSQVRPRQRSSSELAEIIGSPEWVIVDTRSWELYRGGHFPGALFAPIDKSFTTTIGSFIAPEDRICLVIEPAQLAEALADCRRIGLDRVECYLTPEEVQSYQQSGGPMARADQINIVSLAERMARPDTLALDVRSTAEIAETGMIEGTRNIPHTQLSLRLDSLPRERNIHVFCRTGNRSRVSCGYLERQGFRTTLVDGGIEEWKLLDGELVPANEVLN; the protein is encoded by the coding sequence ATGTATCTTCAGCAAATCAGCGATCCGAAATTGGGACAGCATGCCTACCTGATCGGTTGCCAGGAAACCGGGCAGGCGATCATCATCGACCCGCAGCGAGATATCGACCGCTATCTGGCGGCGGCGCAGGCAGCCAAGCTGAGGATCGTTGCCGCGGCTGACACGCACATTCACGCCGACTATCTTTCCGGCCTCCGGCAGTTCGCGGAACTGCCGGGGGTCGAGATTCTGGCCTCGGCGGAGGGCGGAACGGAGTGGCAGTTCGAATGGCTGGTGAACTCGCCGTTCCGGTATCGGCTGTTGCGGAATCGCGATCGATTTACGATTGGTCGCGTACGACTTGAGGCCTGGCATACGCCCGGGCACACGCCGGAGCACCTGGTGTACCTGGTGACGGACACGACGCGCAGCGAGCAACCGGCGGCGCTGTTGTCGGGCGATCTGGTGTTCGTCGAGGATGTCGGCCGCCCCGACTTGCTGGAAGCCGTGATCGGACAGATCGGTGCAGCCCAAGCGGCCGCCGGAGAGTTGCGGCTGTCACTGCAGAGGCTGCGCGCGCTGGGACCGGAGCTGTTGTTGTTGCCGGGTCACGGAGCCGGAAGCGCCTGCGGAAAGAGCCTGGGTTCGATGCCGATCTCGACATTCGGTTATGAAGCGGCAACTAATCGTGCGCTGCGGCTGCTCGATCTGCCGCACGAATTCACCGACTACATTTTGCGCGGCCAGCCCGAGCCGCCGCCATACTTCAAGCGGATGAAACAGCTCAATCGCGGCGGCGTGCCGCTGGTCGATTCGCAGGTGCGACCGCGCCAGCGGTCGTCGTCTGAACTGGCTGAGATTATCGGTTCGCCCGAATGGGTGATCGTCGATACGCGCTCTTGGGAGCTTTATCGCGGCGGCCACTTCCCCGGAGCGCTGTTTGCGCCGATCGACAAGTCGTTTACGACCACGATCGGGTCATTCATCGCGCCCGAAGATCGGATTTGTCTTGTGATCGAGCCCGCGCAATTAGCGGAAGCGCTCGCCGATTGCCGCCGGATCGGGTTGGATCGTGTCGAGTGCTACCTGACACCGGAAGAAGTACAGTCGTACCAGCAAAGCGGGGGCCCAATGGCACGCGCCGACCAGATCAACATCGTATCCCTGGCGGAACGAATGGCGCGACCGGATACGCTGGCACTGGACGTCCGGAGCACAGCAGAAATTGCCGAGACCGGGATGATCGAGGGGACGCGGAATATCCCGCACACGCAGTTGAGTCTGCGTCTTGATTCCCTGCCGCGAGAGCGCAACATCCACGTCTTTTGCCGCACCGGTAATCGCTCGCGCGTCAGTTGCGGTTATCTGGAGCGGCAAGGATTTCGCACGACCCTCGTCGACGGCGGAATCGAGGAGTGGAAGCTGCTCGACGGCGAGTTGGTTCCGGCCAACGAGGTTTTGAACTAA